In a single window of the Streptomyces cinnabarinus genome:
- a CDS encoding LacI family DNA-binding transcriptional regulator gives MNVTGRTRRPASIRDVATAAGVSYQTVSRVINGHPSVKPATRDRVLAAIDELGFRRNATALALASGRSRAVTVLTANTTHYGYASILQGVEEAARAASYAVGIGVLESAEEAAVAAEVQRAADAGGGLIVIAYDPAGVRALAAVPAELPVVGVVETPASPPGEDRPWVWTDDREAAYEVTRHLLSLGHETVHYVAIPSSTRRTSARTSGWREALRAAGAPEPRPLQGSWGPAGGHTAGRRLAKDPAVTAILCGNDDLALGVLRALHEAGRSVPDEVSVAGFDDAPHAAYLTPSLTTVRLDFTGLGRAAFALLHGAMEESAQVAPHPVSVPELVIRESSGPSRR, from the coding sequence ATGAATGTGACCGGTCGCACAAGGCGCCCGGCGAGCATCCGGGACGTCGCGACCGCCGCCGGCGTCTCGTACCAGACCGTCTCCCGGGTCATCAACGGCCACCCCAGCGTCAAGCCGGCCACCCGGGACCGGGTGCTCGCCGCCATCGACGAGCTGGGCTTCCGCCGCAACGCCACCGCGCTCGCGCTGGCCAGCGGGCGCAGCCGGGCCGTGACCGTGCTCACCGCCAACACCACCCACTACGGCTACGCCTCGATCCTCCAGGGCGTGGAGGAGGCCGCCCGTGCCGCGTCCTACGCGGTCGGGATCGGCGTGTTGGAGTCGGCGGAGGAGGCCGCCGTCGCCGCCGAGGTGCAGCGCGCGGCGGACGCGGGCGGCGGACTGATCGTGATCGCCTACGATCCCGCCGGGGTACGGGCGTTGGCCGCCGTCCCCGCCGAACTCCCGGTCGTCGGCGTGGTGGAGACCCCCGCGAGCCCGCCGGGCGAGGACCGCCCCTGGGTGTGGACGGACGACCGCGAGGCCGCCTACGAGGTCACCCGCCACCTCCTCTCCCTCGGCCACGAGACCGTGCACTACGTCGCCATCCCCTCCAGCACCCGCCGCACCAGCGCCCGCACCAGCGGCTGGCGTGAGGCACTCAGGGCGGCCGGTGCCCCGGAACCCCGTCCCTTGCAAGGGAGTTGGGGCCCGGCGGGCGGCCACACCGCCGGGCGCAGGCTCGCCAAGGACCCGGCCGTCACCGCGATCCTGTGCGGCAACGACGATCTCGCGCTCGGCGTCCTGCGCGCGCTGCACGAGGCGGGCCGCTCGGTACCGGACGAGGTGAGCGTCGCCGGGTTCGACGACGCCCCGCACGCCGCGTATCTGACGCCCTCCCTGACGACCGTACGCCTGGACTTCACCGGTCTCGGCCGGGCCGCGTTCGCCCTGCTGCACGGGGCGATGGAGGAGTCCGCGCAGGTCGCACCGCACCCGGTGTCCGTACCGGAGCTGGTGATCCGCGAAAGCTCGGGCCCGTCCCGCCGGTAG
- a CDS encoding ABC transporter substrate-binding protein has product MKTSALPALALICALGLAATACSDPSAEGSGTDTGQGAPVDPTARLDGVKLTMWTAQNTVNAPRQVIDAFEKATGAEVETQAIPDLYEQNVPTKLASGDRPDLMFWQPSISTLPFVQPQQNLLTLDGEEWVGELGETEKSLGVIDGKRYAAIVTSPAMLGVYYNKDVFERAGLSERDFPQTYDELLALGHQVVDKTDATAFYEAGGDKWPLQWQMQVQLTDLDAGWWDGLNRNREKWTDPVVVRAIKKYKEKLLDAGLAQKNYRTGTFTGQADALWKGEAGMVLNVTSFQSQLQAKYSTAEIDERIGWFPIANSSATGLYSPDQTNGVVAFRTGDEKRQNTARQFLAFWLGPDYADYIKAMKIPSVRPSVPTPEGLPQTSKDQVAALPKAIGVFQAKAIVAPDTHLYLADMIFDKKDPEQVAQAIQDQFAQVAKAQGASGF; this is encoded by the coding sequence ATGAAGACAAGCGCTCTTCCCGCCCTGGCCCTCATCTGCGCCCTGGGCCTGGCCGCCACCGCGTGCAGCGACCCCAGTGCCGAGGGCTCCGGCACGGACACCGGGCAGGGCGCGCCGGTCGATCCGACGGCCCGGCTGGACGGCGTGAAGCTGACCATGTGGACCGCGCAGAACACGGTCAACGCGCCCCGACAGGTCATCGACGCTTTCGAGAAGGCCACCGGCGCCGAGGTGGAGACCCAGGCGATCCCGGACCTCTACGAGCAGAACGTGCCGACCAAGCTGGCCTCCGGCGACCGCCCGGACCTGATGTTCTGGCAACCGTCCATCTCCACGCTGCCGTTCGTGCAGCCACAGCAGAACCTCCTCACCCTCGACGGGGAGGAGTGGGTGGGTGAGCTGGGCGAGACCGAGAAGTCGCTCGGCGTCATCGACGGCAAGCGCTACGCGGCGATCGTCACCAGCCCCGCCATGCTCGGCGTCTACTACAACAAGGACGTCTTCGAGCGGGCCGGACTGAGTGAACGGGACTTCCCGCAGACCTACGACGAGTTGCTCGCCCTCGGCCACCAGGTCGTCGACAAGACGGACGCCACCGCCTTCTACGAGGCCGGGGGCGACAAGTGGCCGCTCCAGTGGCAGATGCAGGTGCAGCTGACCGATCTCGACGCGGGGTGGTGGGACGGGCTCAACAGGAACCGGGAGAAGTGGACCGACCCGGTCGTCGTCCGCGCGATCAAGAAGTACAAGGAGAAGCTCCTCGACGCGGGGCTGGCACAGAAGAACTACCGCACCGGCACCTTCACCGGTCAGGCCGACGCACTGTGGAAGGGCGAGGCCGGGATGGTCCTCAACGTCACCTCCTTCCAGAGCCAGTTGCAGGCCAAGTACTCCACGGCCGAGATCGACGAGCGCATCGGCTGGTTCCCGATCGCCAACTCCTCGGCCACGGGTCTGTACTCCCCCGACCAGACCAACGGGGTCGTCGCCTTCAGGACGGGCGACGAGAAACGGCAGAACACGGCCCGGCAGTTCCTCGCCTTCTGGCTGGGGCCGGATTACGCCGACTACATCAAGGCGATGAAGATCCCGTCCGTGCGGCCGTCCGTGCCGACTCCCGAGGGGCTGCCGCAGACGTCCAAGGACCAGGTGGCGGCGCTGCCCAAGGCCATCGGCGTCTTCCAGGCCAAGGCGATCGTCGCGCCCGACACTCATCTCTACCTCGCCGACATGATCTTCGACAAGAAGGACCCGGAACAGGTCGCCCAGGCGATCCAGGACCAGTTCGCGCAGGTGGCCAAGGCCCAGGGCGCGTCCGGGTTCTGA
- a CDS encoding carbohydrate ABC transporter permease, protein MTHTVVRAKPTPTADPPGNTGRLPRAAVHHPWWFALPAIAVFAGFLLVPNLLNFYYPFTNWSSYHADIAFTGLDNFRTIADDGSLLRAIRTTLLYALLAALFQNAFGLGLALLLEADSRCNRFFRAVFFLPVLISALATGYVFQALLDQDGAVNSLLGTDVPWLGSTTWTLVVVTLIHGWKWMGLSMLIYLAGLKGIPGDLLEAARMDGAGPWRTFRSVRWPMLAPAVTFNVTTALIGSMNTFDIVQATTGGGPAASTEVFNIYMFRIFGQGLYAQASAMSLVLFLVVVAVAIPLVVGLRRREQLL, encoded by the coding sequence ATGACTCACACGGTCGTACGCGCCAAGCCCACGCCGACGGCGGACCCGCCCGGGAATACGGGGCGGCTGCCGCGCGCCGCCGTGCACCACCCCTGGTGGTTCGCGCTCCCCGCGATCGCCGTCTTCGCGGGCTTCCTCCTGGTGCCGAACCTGCTGAACTTCTACTACCCGTTCACGAACTGGTCCTCCTACCACGCGGACATCGCCTTCACCGGCCTCGACAACTTCCGGACGATCGCCGACGACGGCTCACTGCTCCGCGCGATCCGGACGACCCTGCTGTACGCGCTGCTGGCGGCGCTCTTCCAGAACGCCTTCGGGCTCGGTCTCGCGCTGCTGCTGGAGGCCGACAGCCGCTGCAACCGGTTCTTCCGCGCCGTGTTCTTCCTTCCGGTGCTGATCTCGGCGCTGGCCACGGGCTACGTCTTCCAGGCCCTGCTCGATCAGGACGGCGCGGTCAACTCCCTGCTGGGGACGGACGTTCCCTGGCTGGGCTCGACGACCTGGACCCTGGTCGTCGTCACCCTCATCCACGGCTGGAAGTGGATGGGCCTGTCCATGCTGATCTATCTGGCCGGGCTCAAGGGCATCCCCGGCGACCTGCTCGAAGCCGCCCGGATGGACGGCGCGGGGCCCTGGCGGACGTTCCGGTCGGTGCGCTGGCCGATGCTCGCGCCGGCGGTCACCTTCAACGTCACCACGGCACTGATCGGTTCGATGAACACCTTCGACATCGTGCAGGCGACGACGGGCGGCGGCCCCGCGGCCTCCACCGAGGTCTTCAACATCTACATGTTCCGGATCTTCGGCCAGGGCCTGTACGCGCAGGCCTCCGCGATGAGCCTGGTCCTCTTCCTGGTCGTGGTCGCCGTGGCGATTCCGCTGGTCGTCGGCCTCCGACGAAGGGAGCAGCTGCTGTGA
- a CDS encoding carbohydrate ABC transporter permease has translation MTPVLWRYGRPVIVLLLAGLAVGVPLWLVAVTSAKSQAESIKPNLDLPERWQPGSNYADAVSEGEMLRGLLNSLLVVVPSVLLVLLLGAGAAWVFARRKSRLVSAAYALCVSGLLLPPAVITIVMELRQLGLANSRPGMIAVYTGMYLSTSIFFMTGFIRAIPLELEEAARMDGASPARIFVRIVLPLLRPVIATATIMVMLYAWSDVFYAFFVLGGGDRATLPLNLYQVASAQLYLNNWHLVFAYVVVMSLPMVAVFLVGQRKIVSGITSGAVK, from the coding sequence GTGACCCCGGTGCTGTGGCGCTACGGCCGCCCGGTCATCGTCCTGCTGCTGGCCGGGCTCGCGGTCGGCGTGCCGCTGTGGCTGGTCGCGGTCACCTCGGCCAAGTCCCAGGCGGAGTCCATCAAGCCGAACCTCGACCTGCCCGAACGATGGCAGCCCGGCAGCAACTACGCGGACGCCGTCAGCGAGGGCGAGATGCTGCGCGGCCTCCTCAACTCCCTGCTGGTGGTGGTGCCTTCGGTGCTGCTGGTGCTGCTGCTCGGGGCGGGCGCGGCCTGGGTGTTCGCCCGGAGGAAGTCACGGCTGGTCTCGGCGGCGTACGCGCTGTGCGTCAGCGGACTGCTGCTACCCCCAGCGGTGATCACCATCGTGATGGAGCTGAGGCAACTGGGTCTGGCGAACTCCCGGCCCGGGATGATCGCCGTCTACACCGGCATGTATCTGTCGACGTCGATCTTCTTCATGACCGGCTTCATCCGCGCGATCCCGCTGGAGCTGGAGGAGGCGGCCCGGATGGACGGGGCCTCCCCGGCGCGGATCTTCGTACGGATCGTCCTGCCGCTGCTCAGACCGGTGATCGCGACCGCGACGATCATGGTGATGCTCTACGCCTGGAGCGATGTCTTCTACGCCTTCTTCGTCCTGGGCGGCGGCGACCGGGCCACTCTCCCCCTCAACCTCTACCAGGTGGCCAGCGCCCAGCTCTACCTCAACAACTGGCATCTCGTCTTCGCGTACGTCGTGGTGATGAGCCTGCCCATGGTGGCCGTGTTCCTCGTCGGCCAGCGAAAGATCGTGTCCGGAATCACCAGTGGAGCCGTCAAATGA
- a CDS encoding CBM35 domain-containing protein: protein MAVTLPASGPAAAADPQRLTVDLAAPEGPVMLGANGALYGLSDDGVPSDAVLEPLKLTSISQKPDGGAQHPNGDALTVSRSFFRNGGGEINVMMQDVYAKWPYENLGIDDYLPRVDKIVKEISADPNSDRFVYIPFNEPDFIWYKLNGSDQAEYEAERDRFLAHWKTVCQRIRAIDPDAVIAGPNETGYYPRFLRDFLTFAERENVLPQIMTWHELSSGSLRDFQGHYDNYRALERELGIGPLKININEYANRRDLSVPGQLVQWVSMFERNKVYANQAYWDAAGNMDGNVVRSSIPNGGWWFFRWYAGLTGDTVRVTPPQPNTIDTLQGLAALDTSRRQAQVLLGGSAGDADVVVRHVPRSVFGCQVTATVAEAGWSGYEGQHAAPRVVARTKVRVAEDGSVTVPLRGLRKMSAYRIVLTPGGTGTPAAVATPWTASYEAEEAAITDGKVYTQGTVSNANGYAASGTKDVGSLDQAGSKVDFTVTVPRDGTYDLAILYGNQSGVPATQKLSVDGGAPVAVTYPSTENWTYRAKRDVTVELTAGTHLLTLAKGDAQVTLDRVDLTARSGPPAASYEATLADIGGRPSYDYSSSAGVGTGALVLRPGDKAVFDVYAPRDGYYTVVSRASAAVRLAVHGESVTAAPGRALRLYLAAGNNRVAMTAPHASVRSLDVSGDGSTTGVLSYEAASAALAGGAELVNSSYASAGSYVGWLGNGASSTAAFTVDAPEAGRYLLVVHYAHNDRRDNGHAYNTDIMSRTADITVGSAAPRKVTFKNTWSWDDYWTVAVPVDLESGASKVTFGNKSAWAPNIDRIELGRVVGRP from the coding sequence ATGGCAGTCACCCTGCCCGCGTCCGGACCGGCGGCCGCCGCCGACCCGCAGCGCCTCACCGTCGATCTCGCCGCCCCCGAGGGGCCGGTGATGCTCGGCGCCAACGGCGCGCTGTACGGGCTCAGCGACGACGGGGTGCCGAGCGACGCCGTACTGGAGCCCCTGAAGCTCACCAGCATCTCCCAGAAGCCGGACGGCGGCGCCCAGCATCCCAACGGCGACGCGCTGACGGTCTCCAGGTCGTTCTTCCGCAACGGCGGCGGCGAGATCAACGTGATGATGCAGGACGTCTACGCGAAGTGGCCGTACGAGAACCTCGGTATCGACGACTACCTCCCCAGGGTCGACAAGATCGTCAAGGAGATCTCGGCGGACCCGAACAGCGACCGCTTCGTCTACATCCCGTTCAATGAGCCGGACTTCATCTGGTACAAGCTCAACGGCTCGGACCAGGCGGAGTACGAGGCCGAGCGGGACCGGTTCCTCGCGCACTGGAAGACGGTGTGCCAGCGGATCCGCGCGATCGACCCGGACGCGGTGATAGCCGGGCCCAACGAGACCGGCTACTACCCGCGCTTCCTGCGGGACTTCCTCACCTTCGCCGAGCGCGAGAACGTCCTGCCCCAGATCATGACCTGGCACGAGCTGAGCTCCGGCTCACTGCGCGACTTCCAGGGCCACTACGACAACTACCGTGCCCTGGAACGCGAGCTGGGCATCGGCCCGCTGAAGATCAACATCAACGAGTACGCCAACCGCCGCGATCTGTCGGTGCCGGGCCAACTCGTGCAGTGGGTCTCGATGTTCGAGAGGAACAAGGTGTACGCCAACCAGGCGTACTGGGACGCCGCCGGGAACATGGACGGCAATGTGGTCCGTTCCAGTATCCCCAACGGCGGCTGGTGGTTCTTCCGTTGGTACGCGGGCCTGACCGGCGACACCGTACGGGTGACCCCGCCGCAGCCGAACACCATTGACACCCTTCAGGGCCTGGCCGCCCTGGACACCTCCCGGCGTCAGGCGCAGGTGCTGCTGGGCGGCTCGGCCGGCGACGCGGACGTCGTCGTCCGGCACGTCCCCCGCTCGGTGTTCGGCTGCCAGGTCACCGCGACCGTCGCCGAGGCGGGCTGGTCGGGGTACGAGGGGCAGCACGCGGCGCCCCGGGTGGTGGCGCGGACGAAGGTGCGGGTGGCCGAGGACGGCTCGGTGACCGTCCCGCTGCGCGGCCTGCGCAAGATGTCCGCGTACCGGATCGTCCTCACCCCGGGCGGCACCGGCACCCCGGCGGCCGTCGCCACGCCCTGGACGGCGTCGTACGAGGCCGAGGAGGCGGCGATCACCGACGGCAAGGTCTACACCCAGGGCACGGTGAGCAACGCCAACGGCTACGCGGCCTCCGGGACGAAGGACGTCGGCTCCCTCGACCAGGCCGGCAGCAAGGTCGACTTCACGGTGACGGTCCCCCGGGACGGCACCTACGACCTGGCGATCCTCTACGGCAACCAGTCCGGCGTGCCCGCGACGCAGAAGCTGTCGGTGGACGGCGGCGCCCCGGTCGCGGTGACGTATCCGTCCACCGAGAACTGGACCTACCGCGCCAAGAGGGACGTCACCGTCGAACTGACGGCGGGCACCCATCTGTTGACCCTGGCGAAGGGCGACGCGCAGGTCACCCTGGACCGGGTCGACCTGACCGCGCGCTCCGGCCCGCCGGCCGCGTCGTACGAGGCCACGCTGGCGGACATCGGCGGCAGGCCGTCGTACGACTATTCCTCGTCGGCCGGGGTGGGGACGGGCGCGCTCGTCCTGCGCCCGGGCGACAAGGCGGTGTTCGACGTCTACGCGCCGAGGGACGGTTACTACACGGTGGTGTCGCGGGCGTCGGCCGCGGTGCGGCTGGCAGTGCACGGGGAGTCGGTGACGGCGGCTCCGGGGCGTGCCCTGCGCCTGTACCTCGCGGCGGGCAACAACCGCGTGGCGATGACGGCCCCGCACGCCTCGGTCCGTTCCCTGGACGTGTCGGGTGACGGCTCGACGACGGGCGTGCTCTCCTACGAGGCCGCGTCGGCGGCTCTCGCGGGCGGCGCCGAGTTGGTCAACTCCTCCTACGCCTCAGCCGGTTCCTACGTCGGATGGCTCGGCAACGGCGCGTCCAGCACGGCCGCCTTCACGGTGGATGCCCCCGAGGCGGGCCGCTACCTGCTGGTCGTCCACTACGCCCACAACGACCGCCGCGACAACGGCCACGCCTACAACACGGACATCATGTCCCGTACGGCGGACATCACGGTGGGCTCCGCCGCGCCGCGCAAGGTGACCTTCAAGAACACCTGGAGCTGGGACGACTACTGGACGGTCGCCGTCCCCGTGGACCTGGAGTCGGGCGCCAGCAAGGTGACCTTCGGCAACAAGAGCGCCTGGGCGCCGAACATCGACCGGATCGAGCTGGGCCGCGTCGTCGGCCGGCCGTAG
- a CDS encoding winged helix-turn-helix transcriptional regulator: MAVEEMHDASACKQVDGGISRVFQLLGKRWTGPIVAVLVGQPAHFTELRRAIPGISERMLSDRLTELGAAGLVLREVDEGPPLRVSYRLTEAGAALEPALKELGTWAKKYLPERRPC, encoded by the coding sequence ATGGCGGTAGAGGAGATGCACGACGCATCGGCATGCAAACAGGTGGACGGCGGCATCAGCCGCGTCTTCCAGCTGCTCGGGAAGCGGTGGACCGGCCCGATCGTGGCCGTGCTGGTGGGGCAGCCCGCGCACTTCACCGAGCTGCGCCGGGCGATCCCGGGCATCAGCGAACGCATGCTCTCCGACCGGCTGACCGAGCTGGGCGCCGCGGGGCTGGTGCTGCGCGAGGTCGACGAGGGGCCGCCGCTGCGGGTCTCGTACCGGCTGACGGAGGCCGGGGCCGCCCTGGAGCCCGCGCTGAAGGAACTCGGCACCTGGGCGAAGAAGTATCTGCCGGAGCGGAGGCCCTGCTAG
- a CDS encoding FMN-dependent NADH-azoreductase, producing the protein MATLLHIDSSVFPAAGSSSRAVTEAFRAAWQEQHPEGTVIYRDLSADPVPHLTADAHTAGFADPADHTPEQSAAFTARLRLIEEFEGADAVLIGAPMYNFTIPSTLKAWLDNVILFGRTAGETPSAKGTPITVVASRGGSYAPGTPREGFEYVQNYLRAVFADSMGLDLDFIVPELTMAPHNPAMTELIPLFESSREQALQAADTKAKSLAERLAA; encoded by the coding sequence ATGGCCACCCTTCTGCACATCGACTCCTCCGTGTTCCCCGCCGCGGGCTCCTCCTCGCGGGCCGTGACCGAGGCGTTCCGGGCCGCCTGGCAGGAGCAGCACCCCGAGGGCACGGTGATCTACCGCGATCTGTCCGCGGACCCGGTGCCGCACCTCACCGCCGACGCCCACACGGCCGGGTTCGCCGATCCCGCGGACCACACGCCCGAGCAGTCGGCCGCCTTCACCGCGCGCCTGCGGCTGATCGAGGAGTTTGAGGGCGCGGACGCCGTGCTGATCGGCGCGCCGATGTACAACTTCACGATCCCGTCCACGCTCAAGGCGTGGCTCGACAATGTGATCCTCTTCGGGCGCACAGCGGGCGAGACCCCTTCCGCCAAGGGCACCCCCATCACCGTCGTGGCCAGCCGCGGCGGCTCCTACGCGCCGGGCACGCCGCGGGAGGGCTTCGAGTACGTGCAGAACTACCTGCGCGCGGTCTTCGCCGACTCGATGGGGCTCGACCTCGACTTCATCGTGCCGGAGCTGACCATGGCCCCGCACAACCCGGCCATGACCGAGCTGATCCCGCTCTTCGAGTCCTCCCGTGAGCAGGCCCTCCAGGCGGCCGACACCAAGGCGAAGAGCCTGGCCGAGCGCCTCGCCGCCTGA